The Spirochaetales bacterium genome contains the following window.
CATATCGTTGAGTGATTCGCATACTTCTCCGAGCCTGAAAATCAATTCATCCGGCGGTTTGTTGGAATATCTGAGGGTGACAAAATTAATGTCGGGCCGGTCGCTTTTATACGGAGTGAAGCCCGTTATTTTTGCATTGATAAAAATCGAAATGGGATCTTTTCCCTGCGTATCGAGAAACGAGAGGTTAAGCGTTGCCGTTTTATTACCCAGGCTGATTTTCTCACAGGTTTTCTTGTTGAGTGGAATAATGATTCGGGCGCCGGAAAAGGAAGATGAGTAGAGAATACAGGGAATGGATTCACCTGAGAATCTCAAATATGTCTTTTGGGGAATCATCCGGATCGCTTTAATGACTTTACCGGCAAAGGAAACATCAAGATCATGATATTTGTTGTAGAATTCATCACTCTGATGCCTGGTCCGGACCAATTTCCAAGAAATTCCTTTCTCAGTATTAATATAAGGGTATGAGATAGTGATTTTCAATAAAAAAAAGGCAAAAACTTATGAAAAATAACCTTATACCGGACAAACAGGAATGGGGACGAAAAAAACAGGATATGTCCGTGAGGAGATACCTAGTCCTCCAGGTTGATCTTGTCGATTTTCGCTTTCGGCCTGACCCTTTTTATCCGCTGGACCTCCTGGGCGAATTTTTCAAGGAGTATCGGTATTTTATCCACCAGATCGGGATGATC
Protein-coding sequences here:
- a CDS encoding PilZ domain-containing protein, which produces MVRTRHQSDEFYNKYHDLDVSFAGKVIKAIRMIPQKTYLRFSGESIPCILYSSSFSGARIIIPLNKKTCEKISLGNKTATLNLSFLDTQGKDPISIFINAKITGFTPYKSDRPDINFVTLRYSNKPPDELIFRLGEVCESLNDMSRRKERRLIIDDEKAVSMNLRTDKISLFCDGKRNNCIIRDISYSGAKVITRGNPETYLDKRVMLILNVKGVNGIGEMLCSVVHCEGIHTYDAENFIALGLRFDMEGIPESYKTWLKTYLERF